A genomic stretch from uncultured Pseudodesulfovibrio sp. includes:
- the cas8c gene encoding type I-C CRISPR-associated protein Cas8c/Csd1 codes for MIMYALNKYYERLRVDPKVKISDYGFGRQGVHFCLTLDSAGSLVGKPLDLRDEKGRARRIEVPGPVERSSGTLSNFAWDNTGYVLGADDKGKPERTAQTHAAFKERAATVLDGVDDLGAGAFLAFLEKWQPEQAETLSGWENIIGQNIVFQLDGEAGFLHDRPAFREAWNRYMGANGSSETGMCLVTGKTAPIPLTHAKIKGVPGAQTAGASLVSFNIDAAISYGKKQNLNAPVSEQAAFAYTTALNHLLAPDSPRKVQMGDTTVVFWTDGSGDADKLFGCGMGARKAEDETLARRLESYLSTIAKGTYPEELGRADTPFYVLGLSPNAARLSVRFWHVGTVGGMAESLGAHYQALALPRRFDSEPEHPSPWQLLKELAPQRDSKNISPLFSGQLVRSIIGNQPYPQTLLSAALGRIRVDKAVNYLRVALVKAFLVRNCKQEMHMTLDTTNTDIGYRLGRLFAIVERIQEEAVPGANATVRDRFFSSATATPGRTFPIILKNAQHGLAKIRKEKPGWAVTLEKQIQDIVGGIDATAGFPTSLSSEKQGMFILGYYQQRQDFYTKKENKTED; via the coding sequence ATGATCATGTACGCATTGAATAAATATTATGAGCGGTTGCGGGTGGATCCCAAGGTCAAGATTTCGGATTACGGTTTCGGCAGACAGGGCGTGCATTTTTGCCTGACGCTGGACTCAGCAGGCAGTCTGGTGGGTAAGCCGTTGGATTTGCGCGATGAAAAAGGCAGGGCGCGGCGCATCGAGGTGCCGGGACCTGTCGAGCGGTCCAGTGGCACTCTTTCCAATTTTGCCTGGGACAATACAGGCTATGTGCTCGGAGCGGATGACAAAGGCAAACCGGAACGGACAGCCCAGACCCATGCTGCCTTCAAGGAGAGGGCGGCGACCGTGCTTGACGGCGTGGATGATCTCGGTGCCGGGGCGTTTCTGGCATTCCTCGAAAAATGGCAGCCGGAACAGGCCGAGACCCTTTCGGGCTGGGAAAACATCATCGGGCAGAACATTGTCTTCCAACTCGATGGGGAAGCCGGATTCCTGCATGACCGTCCCGCCTTCCGCGAGGCGTGGAACCGATACATGGGAGCTAACGGGAGCAGTGAAACAGGCATGTGTCTCGTGACGGGCAAGACAGCCCCCATTCCGTTGACTCATGCCAAGATCAAAGGCGTTCCGGGCGCACAGACCGCCGGGGCCTCGCTTGTTTCATTCAACATCGATGCGGCGATCTCCTACGGCAAAAAGCAGAATCTTAATGCGCCTGTCTCGGAACAGGCCGCATTTGCCTACACCACGGCCCTGAACCATCTGCTCGCCCCGGACAGCCCGCGCAAGGTGCAGATGGGCGACACCACCGTCGTGTTTTGGACTGATGGCTCCGGCGATGCCGACAAGCTGTTCGGGTGCGGCATGGGAGCCAGAAAGGCCGAGGATGAAACCCTGGCCCGTCGGTTGGAGAGTTACCTGTCGACCATTGCCAAGGGGACGTATCCGGAAGAATTGGGGCGTGCCGACACCCCGTTCTACGTGCTCGGCTTGTCGCCCAATGCGGCGCGATTGTCAGTGCGTTTCTGGCATGTCGGCACAGTGGGCGGCATGGCGGAGAGTCTGGGGGCGCATTATCAGGCGCTTGCATTGCCGCGTCGTTTTGACAGCGAGCCTGAACATCCAAGCCCGTGGCAATTGCTCAAGGAGCTGGCACCGCAGCGCGACTCCAAGAATATCTCGCCGTTGTTTTCAGGCCAGCTCGTCCGTTCCATCATCGGAAATCAGCCGTATCCGCAGACGCTTCTGTCCGCTGCTCTCGGACGTATCCGGGTGGATAAGGCGGTCAATTATCTTCGGGTGGCGCTGGTCAAAGCTTTTCTCGTTCGCAACTGTAAACAGGAGATGCATATGACTCTTGATACGACGAATACGGATATAGGTTACCGTCTCGGCAGGCTCTTTGCCATTGTCGAGCGGATTCAGGAGGAGGCTGTACCCGGTGCCAATGCTACGGTACGGGATCGGTTCTTCAGTTCTGCCACAGCAACGCCGGGACGGACTTTTCCCATTATCTTGAAAAATGCTCAACACGGTTTGGCGAAAATCCGGAAGGAAAAGCCCGGTTGGGCTGTCACCCTCGAAAAACAGATTCAAGACATCGTCGGCGGCATCGACGCAACCGCCGGATTTCCGACCTCCCTGTCTTCGGAGAAACAGGGAATGTTCATCCTGGGCTACTATCAGCAGCGGCAGGATTTCTACACTAAAAAAGAAAATAAAACGGAGGACTAG
- the cas7c gene encoding type I-C CRISPR-associated protein Cas7/Csd2 — MTAINNRYEFVYLFDVENGNPNGDPDAGNTPRIDPETGHGLVTDVCLKRKIRNYVEIAKPGEEGYNIYVAEKGVLSLIREPAYKTEEVKKLKKKEDQIAAARQWMCANYFDVRTFGAVMSTTLNNCGQVRGPVQLTFAKSIEPIIPAEVSITRMAVETEKEAKAQDGDNRTMGRKHIVPYALYRAEGFVSAHLADGDKGTGFSDGDLELLWQALANMFDHDHSAARGKMSARGLIVFKHQDKLGNAPAHKLFDVVTVTRNGDASGPARAFGDYVVSVNEGAIPESVSMEVKF; from the coding sequence ATGACCGCCATTAATAATCGCTATGAATTCGTGTACCTTTTCGACGTGGAAAACGGTAACCCCAACGGTGACCCGGACGCGGGCAACACGCCGCGCATCGACCCGGAAACCGGGCATGGACTGGTCACTGATGTCTGCCTGAAGCGTAAGATCCGAAATTATGTGGAGATCGCCAAGCCCGGCGAGGAGGGCTATAATATCTATGTCGCGGAAAAGGGTGTCCTTTCCCTGATTCGTGAACCTGCTTACAAGACCGAAGAAGTCAAAAAGCTCAAAAAGAAGGAAGATCAGATTGCCGCCGCCCGTCAATGGATGTGCGCCAATTACTTCGACGTCCGCACCTTCGGCGCGGTCATGTCCACAACGTTGAACAACTGCGGTCAGGTTCGCGGTCCCGTACAGCTTACCTTTGCCAAGAGCATTGAGCCGATCATCCCCGCTGAAGTGTCCATCACCCGTATGGCCGTGGAAACCGAGAAAGAGGCCAAGGCGCAGGACGGCGACAATCGCACCATGGGCCGCAAGCACATCGTGCCCTATGCTTTGTACCGGGCCGAGGGGTTTGTCTCCGCACATCTGGCCGATGGCGACAAGGGAACCGGTTTTTCCGATGGCGATCTGGAACTGCTCTGGCAGGCGTTGGCGAACATGTTCGACCACGACCATTCCGCCGCGCGGGGCAAGATGAGCGCCCGCGGGCTGATCGTCTTCAAACATCAGGACAAATTGGGCAACGCGCCTGCGCACAAGCTCTTTGACGTGGTGACCGTTACGCGTAACGGAGATGCCTCCGGTCCTGCCCGGGCATTCGGGGATTACGTCGTCTCCGTGAACGAAGGCGCCATCCCCGAAAGCGTATCCATGGAAGTCAAGTTCTAG
- the cas4 gene encoding CRISPR-associated protein Cas4, giving the protein MDRTLPLSALQHYMYCPRQCALIHVEKVWAENRFTAEGRLLHLRADSGAPGRRGGVAEDRSVPLRSDRLGLYGIADVVEMRPGPDGEDIPYPVEYKRGSPKLADWDRVQLCAQGMCLEEMLDVVIREGAIFYGRPRRRERVTFDDALRKIVERVCDALHEMVDTGTVPPAVPGRQCRGCSLSDSCMPKVRRTVESYLLKGLEP; this is encoded by the coding sequence ATGGACAGGACGCTGCCCCTTTCCGCATTGCAGCACTATATGTACTGCCCGAGGCAGTGCGCGCTCATCCATGTGGAAAAAGTGTGGGCCGAGAACAGGTTCACGGCGGAAGGGCGATTGTTGCACCTCCGCGCTGATTCCGGTGCTCCGGGACGGCGCGGAGGTGTCGCCGAGGACCGTTCGGTTCCTCTTCGGAGTGACCGGCTGGGGCTTTACGGTATCGCCGATGTGGTGGAGATGCGGCCCGGCCCGGATGGGGAGGATATCCCTTACCCCGTTGAATACAAGCGGGGCAGCCCCAAGCTTGCGGACTGGGACAGGGTGCAGCTTTGTGCCCAGGGGATGTGTCTTGAGGAGATGCTTGATGTTGTCATTCGGGAAGGCGCGATTTTTTACGGCAGGCCGCGTCGTCGTGAACGGGTGACTTTCGACGACGCGTTGCGCAAAATCGTTGAACGTGTTTGCGACGCACTCCATGAAATGGTTGATACCGGGACGGTTCCGCCAGCGGTCCCTGGCAGGCAGTGTCGGGGCTGTTCTCTTTCGGATTCCTGTATGCCGAAGGTTCGTCGTACCGTGGAATCCTATCTGCTCAAAGGACTTGAGCCATGA
- the cas1c gene encoding type I-C CRISPR-associated endonuclease Cas1c, with amino-acid sequence MKKLLNTLYVTSQGSYLSKDGECVVVRTEDGEKKRFPVHVLDGIVCFGNVLCSPFLLGHCGEKGVSVSFLTEWGKFLAGVRGPQGGNVLLRRAQYRLADDPEASSGMARAIIVGKIANSRAVLRRCLRDHADRVDADAVGRAVEYLDDSARRLLSPISLDEARGMEGQAANVYFAVFANLILANDPIFSFDGRNRRPPLDVVNCLLSFVYTLLAHDVRSALEAVGLDPQVGFLHRDRPGRPGLALDMMEEFRPFVADRLVLSLINRGEVRPQGFVRKESGAVFMDDDTRKVVLTAWQKRKQDEALHPFLKERLQLGLAFHVQAQLMARSVRGDLDGYPPYFWK; translated from the coding sequence ATGAAAAAACTGCTGAATACGCTCTACGTCACTTCGCAGGGCAGTTATCTATCCAAGGATGGAGAATGCGTTGTCGTTCGGACCGAAGATGGGGAGAAGAAACGCTTTCCCGTCCATGTGCTCGACGGCATTGTTTGTTTCGGGAACGTCTTGTGCAGTCCTTTTTTGCTGGGCCATTGTGGGGAAAAAGGGGTGTCGGTCTCCTTTCTGACCGAATGGGGAAAGTTCCTGGCTGGGGTGCGTGGGCCGCAGGGCGGCAACGTCCTGCTTCGCCGGGCGCAATACCGGCTGGCGGATGACCCTGAAGCGTCTTCGGGTATGGCTCGGGCCATCATCGTCGGTAAAATCGCCAATTCACGCGCTGTCTTGCGCCGCTGTCTTCGGGATCATGCCGATCGCGTGGACGCTGATGCCGTCGGGCGGGCGGTGGAGTACCTCGACGATAGTGCCCGGCGTTTGCTCAGCCCGATATCGTTGGATGAGGCCCGTGGCATGGAAGGGCAGGCCGCCAACGTCTATTTTGCGGTTTTTGCCAACCTGATCCTTGCCAATGACCCGATTTTTTCCTTTGACGGCAGGAATCGTCGACCGCCGTTGGATGTGGTGAATTGCCTGCTCTCGTTTGTTTATACACTGTTGGCTCATGATGTCCGGTCCGCTTTGGAGGCGGTGGGTCTTGATCCACAGGTGGGTTTTCTTCATCGTGACAGGCCGGGGCGACCGGGCCTTGCCCTCGATATGATGGAGGAGTTCCGTCCCTTTGTGGCGGACAGGTTGGTTTTGTCGCTCATCAATCGTGGTGAAGTTCGTCCGCAGGGTTTTGTCCGCAAGGAGAGTGGTGCCGTGTTCATGGATGACGATACCCGGAAGGTGGTGCTGACCGCATGGCAGAAGCGTAAGCAGGATGAAGCGCTGCATCCGTTCCTCAAGGAACGGTTGCAGCTCGGTTTGGCGTTTCATGTTCAGGCGCAGCTTATGGCGCGCAGTGTCCGGGGCGACCTGGATGGATATCCACCCTATTTCTGGAAGTAA
- the cas2 gene encoding CRISPR-associated endonuclease Cas2, whose amino-acid sequence MLVLVSYDVSFEDDDGVRRLRRIARICENFGQRVQYSVFECVVDPAQWTRLRQGLLDAFDEERDSLRFYFLGKNWQRRVEQHGAGETYDPERDTLII is encoded by the coding sequence ATGCTTGTTTTAGTGAGTTATGATGTGAGCTTTGAAGATGATGATGGCGTGCGCCGCCTTCGCAGGATCGCCAGGATTTGTGAGAACTTCGGGCAAAGGGTGCAGTATTCGGTTTTTGAATGTGTTGTGGACCCGGCGCAATGGACTCGGTTGCGCCAAGGTTTGCTTGATGCTTTTGATGAGGAGCGTGACAGTCTTCGTTTTTATTTTCTTGGCAAGAACTGGCAGCGTCGGGTGGAACAGCATGGGGCCGGAGAGACATATGATCCGGAAAGGGACACGCTGATCATATAG
- a CDS encoding 7TM diverse intracellular signaling domain-containing protein has translation MSVLTSLPPKRLQLFLLVCVSIFICFIVGCRGSENAVPVAERGVLDLSGWNPALDNPIALDGQWEFYWDRLLTPEDFVDGGNVRFKSGYLTFPGYWTNHDLEGHPLHGAGQATFRLRVLMPLGNHDLTVRFVSVRAAYQVWANGEPVASSGVVGRSDETETPDRSIFLSRIASDGTPVELVMQISNHFFPGGGVQNPIMLAGPGPLEKVHEAARGWGLLFAGCMLIMAVYHFILYILRKKDVSTLYFGFYCIVLTVLVAASDSSDWLIRAYLPNLQFVSVSKTALVCYAISTSILYRFYRSLYPKEFGRLLLYIVDIRGLLFIAIVLSQPGVVYQSALQLFALTAIFFTACFIVLLFICFRRGYSGSLILLCGIVLLGMSSTHDVYFLIFNTHVVSLLPLGLFALVMSQAGTLALRFSKSFADVESLSEKLEIKNMNLEKEIAERSRLEREIVNISEEERRRISLDLHDGLCQQLTGARLRCAALSWVSPVPNGKDEELRQLSLLLDELVDQAYDLSCGIWPLEHGTGNTGPSLEDMVRRYSRLSGIPMKFSDKRACETCRNMQVTQLYRIAQEAIANAVKHAKPESVVIRFDCVSNGLATLTVRDDGVGRSAAAHSKGGLGMSIMAHRAMMIGGELEIVDVDESEGGGTKVICSIACNSGTQKKCKEGEA, from the coding sequence GTGTCTGTCTTGACGAGCCTTCCGCCGAAGCGGCTTCAGCTTTTCCTGCTCGTCTGCGTCTCGATATTCATTTGCTTTATCGTGGGGTGTCGTGGAAGCGAGAATGCAGTGCCTGTCGCAGAGCGCGGCGTGCTCGATCTTTCCGGTTGGAATCCTGCATTGGATAACCCGATCGCTCTGGATGGGCAGTGGGAGTTCTATTGGGACCGTCTGTTGACTCCTGAGGACTTCGTAGATGGCGGCAATGTTCGATTCAAGAGCGGTTATCTGACTTTTCCCGGCTACTGGACAAATCATGATCTTGAAGGGCATCCCTTGCACGGCGCCGGACAGGCGACGTTCCGCCTGCGTGTCCTGATGCCTCTCGGCAATCACGATTTGACAGTGCGATTTGTTTCGGTCCGGGCTGCCTATCAGGTTTGGGCCAATGGAGAGCCTGTCGCTTCGAGCGGAGTGGTTGGACGCAGCGATGAGACAGAAACTCCGGACCGTTCGATTTTTCTGTCCAGGATCGCAAGCGACGGAACGCCCGTCGAGCTGGTGATGCAGATATCCAACCACTTCTTTCCCGGAGGCGGGGTGCAGAACCCCATCATGCTGGCTGGACCAGGCCCCCTGGAAAAGGTCCATGAGGCTGCGCGTGGCTGGGGGTTGTTGTTTGCGGGCTGCATGCTGATCATGGCCGTTTATCATTTTATTCTCTACATTCTGAGAAAGAAAGATGTCTCGACGCTGTACTTTGGATTCTACTGCATCGTTCTGACGGTACTGGTTGCCGCAAGCGATTCCTCTGACTGGTTGATCAGAGCGTATCTTCCAAATCTCCAATTCGTGTCGGTCAGCAAGACTGCGCTTGTCTGTTATGCTATTTCGACTTCAATACTGTATAGATTCTACAGGTCGTTATATCCGAAGGAGTTCGGTCGCCTGCTTCTCTATATTGTTGACATACGAGGGCTCCTGTTCATTGCAATTGTTCTGTCTCAACCAGGTGTCGTCTATCAATCCGCTCTCCAGTTGTTTGCGCTGACGGCCATATTTTTTACGGCGTGTTTTATCGTTTTGCTGTTTATCTGTTTTCGCCGTGGCTACAGCGGATCGCTGATTCTTCTTTGTGGAATAGTTCTGCTCGGCATGAGTTCAACACATGACGTCTATTTTTTGATTTTCAATACCCATGTGGTGAGTCTACTTCCGCTGGGGTTGTTTGCGCTCGTCATGTCGCAGGCGGGGACTTTGGCGCTACGTTTTTCCAAGTCTTTTGCCGATGTCGAAAGCCTTTCCGAGAAGCTTGAGATCAAGAATATGAATCTCGAAAAGGAAATTGCCGAGCGCAGCCGGTTGGAACGGGAGATCGTGAACATAAGCGAAGAAGAGCGGCGGCGCATTAGCCTGGACCTCCATGACGGGCTGTGCCAGCAATTGACCGGGGCCCGTTTGCGATGTGCCGCATTGTCGTGGGTGAGTCCCGTGCCGAACGGCAAGGACGAGGAATTGCGTCAACTCTCGTTACTTTTGGACGAACTGGTAGACCAGGCATACGACCTGTCCTGCGGCATCTGGCCGCTGGAGCATGGCACCGGAAATACAGGGCCGTCCTTGGAAGACATGGTCAGGCGCTACTCCCGGTTAAGCGGCATCCCAATGAAATTCAGTGACAAGAGGGCCTGCGAAACCTGCCGGAACATGCAAGTGACGCAACTCTACCGCATTGCCCAGGAGGCTATCGCCAATGCCGTCAAGCACGCCAAGCCGGAGAGTGTCGTCATTAGGTTCGATTGCGTCTCGAACGGCCTGGCAACCCTCACGGTTCGTGATGACGGCGTTGGCAGGTCTGCGGCAGCGCACTCCAAGGGAGGGCTCGGGATGAGCATCATGGCGCATCGGGCGATGATGATCGGCGGAGAGTTGGAAATTGTCGATGTGGATGAATCCGAAGGCGGGGGTACTAAGGTTATCTGTTCTATCGCCTGTAATTCAGGCACGCAGAAAAAGTGCAAAGAAGGTGAAGCATGA
- a CDS encoding response regulator transcription factor, translated as MSLSASILIVDDHPAVREGLALLLAKGEHTVCGEAACRTELLAQLDSVCPDLVLVDISLGEESGLDCIEDLVSMNLPGLIYSMHGSSQLVKRALNRGARGFVTKCETSTVLQEAIQTVLGGSIYLSPRVSTNLETDDDIADDSAPHPQFSERERQALTLLAQGETYADIASEFDVSIRTVETYFNRMLIKLELDGMKALRKYAFREYGPI; from the coding sequence ATGAGCCTCTCAGCCAGCATACTGATTGTGGATGATCATCCGGCCGTGCGCGAAGGGTTGGCTTTGCTGCTTGCCAAGGGGGAGCATACCGTCTGCGGTGAAGCGGCATGTCGAACTGAGCTGCTGGCCCAGCTCGATTCAGTTTGCCCGGACCTAGTCCTGGTGGACATCTCTCTTGGAGAGGAGAGCGGCTTGGATTGCATTGAGGATTTGGTTTCAATGAATCTTCCGGGGCTCATCTATTCCATGCACGGGAGCAGCCAACTCGTGAAGCGTGCCTTGAACCGCGGGGCGCGCGGATTTGTCACCAAATGTGAAACATCGACCGTTCTTCAGGAAGCGATACAGACCGTACTTGGCGGCAGCATCTATCTGAGCCCTCGTGTCTCCACGAACCTTGAAACGGACGATGATATTGCTGACGATTCAGCTCCCCATCCTCAGTTCAGTGAAAGGGAGAGGCAGGCTCTGACGCTTCTCGCACAGGGTGAAACCTACGCAGACATCGCATCGGAATTCGACGTGAGCATCCGCACGGTGGAGACGTATTTCAACAGAATGCTGATCAAGCTTGAATTGGATGGCATGAAAGCGCTCAGAAAATACGCATTTCGTGAGTACGGGCCGATTTAG
- a CDS encoding tetratricopeptide repeat protein translates to MKRITIVLAIVLALVFGMTVMSPAEVLPKLSFSRHIDRALKKERWGHPEEAKEYWQKALECGDVLMQAVPDKMMYFVGSARCCYALGEYERAVSLYNQALKIKADMGGDPDLAKNYPWVLVYLGLTYAKLGDTAKTVEAWEQVPFTIGSTYTTIQDQLAKLKNQQTAEVK, encoded by the coding sequence ATGAAACGAATCACTATTGTATTGGCCATCGTATTGGCCTTGGTCTTCGGCATGACCGTCATGTCGCCCGCAGAGGTTTTGCCCAAACTGTCGTTCAGTAGGCACATTGACCGCGCGTTGAAGAAGGAGCGGTGGGGGCATCCTGAGGAAGCCAAGGAATATTGGCAGAAGGCTCTTGAGTGCGGCGATGTGCTGATGCAGGCCGTGCCGGACAAGATGATGTATTTTGTCGGGTCGGCACGCTGTTGCTACGCCCTGGGCGAGTATGAACGCGCAGTCTCTCTGTATAATCAGGCATTGAAAATCAAGGCCGACATGGGCGGTGATCCGGACCTGGCCAAGAATTACCCCTGGGTGTTAGTGTATCTCGGTCTGACGTATGCCAAGCTTGGCGACACAGCCAAGACCGTCGAAGCGTGGGAACAGGTCCCCTTTACCATCGGTTCCACCTACACGACCATTCAAGATCAGCTTGCAAAGCTCAAGAACCAACAGACCGCGGAGGTCAAGTAA
- a CDS encoding autotransporter outer membrane beta-barrel domain-containing protein, with protein MGVGTLISDSSLSGSDVGGEGGIGVTHYLANGLSVGGGLFSGQRSLNTPHGGNQKTALIGPGVFLAYAPEVDGLRIETGGTWHYIDMDLKRGYANGAGSAQSSGSSHAYALGLYGRVGWVFPMADRFALQPFAQYNWQRVKIDGYTESGGPFPASFDSRTDINNRARVGLEAQYACNQDLDLWAWAAWDHSFESRGASMSGQLTSLYAFNYGGGAIDQNWGDTGVGVKWRPYEGFETFSRLGFGIDSQYNAEPDLALTFGLGWDI; from the coding sequence ATGGGTGTCGGCACGCTCATCAGCGACAGTTCCCTGTCCGGCTCCGACGTTGGCGGCGAGGGCGGCATTGGCGTCACGCACTATCTTGCCAACGGATTGAGCGTTGGCGGCGGTTTGTTTTCCGGGCAACGCTCCCTGAATACCCCCCACGGCGGCAACCAGAAAACGGCCTTGATCGGTCCCGGCGTCTTTTTGGCTTATGCGCCTGAAGTTGACGGTTTGCGCATTGAAACCGGCGGCACGTGGCATTACATCGACATGGACCTGAAGCGCGGCTACGCGAATGGAGCCGGGTCCGCGCAATCCAGCGGGTCGTCCCATGCCTATGCCCTCGGCCTCTATGGACGTGTCGGTTGGGTCTTTCCGATGGCTGATCGTTTCGCCCTCCAGCCTTTTGCCCAATACAATTGGCAACGCGTAAAGATTGACGGCTATACCGAATCCGGCGGTCCCTTCCCGGCCAGCTTCGATTCCCGTACCGACATCAACAACAGGGCGCGGGTCGGCCTTGAAGCCCAGTACGCATGCAACCAGGATCTGGATTTGTGGGCATGGGCCGCATGGGATCACAGCTTCGAGAGTCGTGGAGCTTCCATGAGCGGTCAGTTGACCAGCCTATATGCTTTCAACTACGGAGGCGGAGCGATCGACCAGAACTGGGGTGATACCGGCGTCGGTGTCAAATGGCGTCCCTACGAAGGCTTCGAAACATTCTCCCGTCTCGGCTTCGGTATCGACAGCCAGTACAACGCCGAGCCGGACCTTGCCCTGACCTTCGGCCTGGGTTGGGATATCTAA
- a CDS encoding ABC transporter permease, with protein sequence MAPDSRQLCQKLENDCDLRFQSKWAGPVDFRAKNDERLQPPDESGTWACRFKNTALVALLPVAVLVTWWLLGHRGILNPYLTPSPGEVLDAALNAFASGELWLHSCVSLARVFVGFTLTVFLALPLAALLYSVPVSERVLRVPLELLRIIPPLALIPLLILWLGIGEGSKLAVIVLASFFPIFLNALDGLKNSDRKLLEMAETIDLTHWDTFRTVLLPSALPAIITGLRIGFGYSWRALIGAELIAAASGLGYMILDAEELARTDRMFVGILIIGILGYLFDVILSRLAVWIGDRLHLTKEPWT encoded by the coding sequence ATGGCTCCTGATTCAAGGCAACTGTGCCAAAAGCTTGAAAACGATTGCGACTTGCGATTTCAGAGCAAGTGGGCCGGGCCTGTCGATTTCAGAGCCAAGAATGATGAACGGCTCCAGCCGCCAGACGAGTCGGGCACTTGGGCGTGCCGGTTTAAAAACACTGCTCTGGTAGCATTGTTGCCGGTGGCGGTGCTTGTGACTTGGTGGCTGCTCGGCCATAGGGGCATTCTCAATCCCTACCTTACCCCTTCGCCAGGCGAGGTCCTGGATGCGGCGCTGAACGCTTTTGCATCAGGTGAGTTGTGGCTGCACTCCTGTGTCAGCCTGGCACGGGTTTTTGTGGGTTTCACCCTGACCGTGTTCCTGGCCTTGCCGTTGGCCGCACTTCTTTATTCCGTTCCAGTCAGCGAGCGGGTGTTGCGGGTTCCCTTGGAATTGTTGCGCATCATTCCTCCGTTGGCTCTGATTCCACTTTTGATCCTTTGGCTGGGGATCGGGGAGGGTTCCAAGCTCGCGGTCATCGTTCTGGCCAGTTTTTTTCCAATCTTTCTGAATGCTCTCGACGGTCTGAAAAATTCGGATAGGAAGCTGTTGGAAATGGCCGAAACTATTGATCTCACACACTGGGACACCTTCCGCACAGTGCTTCTCCCTTCAGCTCTGCCTGCGATTATCACCGGATTGCGAATCGGTTTTGGTTATAGTTGGCGCGCCCTGATCGGAGCTGAGCTGATCGCAGCAGCTTCGGGGCTCGGGTATATGATTCTGGATGCCGAAGAGTTGGCTCGCACCGACAGGATGTTTGTGGGCATCCTCATCATCGGCATACTCGGCTATTTGTTCGACGTTATACTTTCACGTCTTGCGGTTTGGATCGGCGATAGGCTGCATTTGACCAAGGAGCCCTGGACATGA
- a CDS encoding ABC transporter ATP-binding protein, whose amino-acid sequence MIEVQVSRMSKCYRTGDRTVQALDKVDFQVEPGSFVAVIGYSGCGKTTLFRHIAGLELPDFGTATFRDSRSRTSVTRPRLGMVFQEPRLLPWLTIRENLLLALRRTRLNNHEQAVHEALEQVGMHSFSQAYPEQLSGGMAQRVALARALCRKPDLLLMDEPFGALDALTRLQLQVELARIWAERPMTVLCITHDIGEAVTLADRVLVMAEGRIVDDKQVPLPRPRRSGQPQFEALREGLLDFILTNNKEQLL is encoded by the coding sequence ATGATCGAAGTCCAGGTCTCAAGGATGAGCAAGTGTTATCGGACGGGTGACCGCACCGTCCAGGCCTTGGACAAGGTCGATTTTCAGGTGGAGCCAGGTTCGTTTGTGGCGGTCATTGGCTACAGCGGATGTGGCAAGACGACCCTGTTTAGGCACATCGCTGGATTGGAACTGCCCGACTTTGGGACAGCAACCTTTCGTGACAGTCGTTCGCGGACCAGTGTGACCAGACCAAGGCTGGGCATGGTCTTTCAGGAACCCAGGCTACTCCCTTGGCTGACCATCCGAGAAAATTTGTTGCTGGCTCTGCGGCGAACTCGGTTGAACAATCACGAGCAGGCCGTGCATGAGGCTTTAGAGCAAGTGGGCATGCATTCTTTTTCCCAAGCATATCCAGAGCAGCTTTCCGGAGGTATGGCGCAGAGAGTGGCCTTGGCCAGGGCTCTTTGCCGAAAGCCGGATTTGCTGCTTATGGACGAGCCCTTCGGAGCATTGGATGCCCTGACCCGGTTGCAACTGCAAGTGGAACTGGCTCGTATCTGGGCCGAACGGCCGATGACGGTGTTGTGTATCACCCACGATATCGGCGAGGCTGTAACCCTTGCCGACCGGGTGCTGGTCATGGCTGAAGGTCGTATCGTCGATGACAAGCAGGTGCCCCTGCCGCGTCCCCGTCGTTCGGGCCAGCCTCAATTTGAAGCCCTGCGTGAAGGGCTCCTGGATTTCATACTCACCAACAATAAGGAGCAACTCCTATGA